A stretch of the Oncorhynchus mykiss isolate Arlee chromosome 23, USDA_OmykA_1.1, whole genome shotgun sequence genome encodes the following:
- the LOC110502954 gene encoding cdc42 effector protein 4 yields MPILKQLTSNQSKRRSRADLTAEMISAPLGDFRHTMHVGRGGDAFGDTSFLSTRSGEPPKEQVPEVQQSSPGHKPGLLSRTFRSSKRSQSVNRGDMYKNNSLAPPGGSPNFVKNAISLPYLNDEDVVRMGGGQQMPKSVSSSPLKKLPEVDGISKPVNGASAMAMLDLEFDERNFGELTDLPPSHHRGGGMKHAESIMSFHIDLGPSMLGDILSVMEKKGWEEDDLGYEEGKGSEGRGSPPFSPPTTEDEIEDQVDLQAPVRPPRTYPQPKVMADPLYTPRRNYHSHLDSCSVSSSGSAALEEKPLHHLQEGDTDSAKYSSRGAGGEDDKDFSFMDEDDDEIRV; encoded by the coding sequence ATGCCTATTCTCAAGCAGCTAACCTCGAACCAGTCCAAGCGTCGCTCCCGGGCCGACCTGACTGCGGAGATGATCAGCGCCCCTCTGGGGGACTTCAGACACACCATGCATGTGGGTCGTGGCGGGGACGCCTTCGGGGACACCTCTTTCCTAAGTACCCGGTCTGGGGAGCCCCCTAAAGAACAGGTTCCAGAGGTCCAGCAGAGCTCCCCTGGACACAAACCAGGCCTGCTGTCCCGAACCTTCAGGAGCAGCAAGCGCTCCCAGTCGGTGAACCGCGGTGACATGTACAAGAACAACTCGTTGGCGCCCCCCGGTGGCTCGCCAAACTTTGTGAAGAACGCCATCTCCCTGCCCTACCTCAATGACGAGGACGTGGTCAGGATGGGCGGTGGTCAGCAGATGCCCAAGAGCGTCTCCTCCAGCCCTCTGAAGAAGCTGCCCGAGGTCGATGGAATCAGCAAACCAGTCAACGGTGCCTCGGCCATGGCGATGCTGGATCTGGAGTTTGACGAGCGTAACTTTGGAGAACTGACTGACCTGCCCCCATCACATCATCGGGGTGGTGGGATGAAGCACGCGGAGTCCATCATGTCATTTCACATTGACCTGGGACCCTCCATGCTGGGGGACATCCTCAGCGTCATGGAAAAGAAGGGCTGGGAGGAAGACGACCTGGGGTACGAGGAGGGGAAGGGCAGTGAGGGCCGCGGGTCACCCCCCTTTAGCCCTCCCACCACGGAGGATGAGATCGAGGACCAGGTGGATCTACAGGCTCCAGTCAGGCCCCCACGCACCTATCCTCAGCCGAAGGTCATGGCCGACCCCCTCTACACCCCTCGCAGGAACTACcacagccacctggacagctgttCCGTGTCCTCCTCCGGCTCTGCCGCTCTTGAGGAGAAACCACTCCACCACCTGCAGGAGGGGGACACGGACAGCGCCAAGTACAGCTCTCGGGGGGCTGGAGGGGAGGACGATAAAGACTTCTCCTTCATGGACGAGGATGATGATGAGATCAGGGTGTAA